In the Juglans microcarpa x Juglans regia isolate MS1-56 chromosome 6D, Jm3101_v1.0, whole genome shotgun sequence genome, one interval contains:
- the LOC121235895 gene encoding uncharacterized protein LOC121235895, which yields MGDFSIQISGNLLNQLADDTEKPKKTKKIKANIRGPKPQTNVNQKEITDDSETLKGAAATRWPLQPPLFLPVNPPAQSAYSELDAIRSILQDSERVIGRLQKQEDSMAQEVTQRAKDLRDKEFKLPYQKPMPCLAENDSWLACYKEHPKDLLKCAPLVRNFESCIRRARQQVSPAE from the coding sequence ATGGGTGATTTTTCAATTCAGATTAGCGGCAACCTCCTTAATCAGCTTGCTGATGACACCGAAAagccaaagaaaacaaaaaaaattaaagctaaTATACGAGGGCCTAAGCCCCAAACTAATGTAAATCAGAAGGAGATTACTGATGATTCCGAAACATTGAAAGGGGCTGCTGCTACAAGATGGCCACTGCAGCCTCCATTATTCCTACCAGTAAACCCTCCTGCACAATCAGCCTACTCAGAGTTGGATGCAATTCGATCCATCCTTCAGGATAGTGAGAGGGTTATTGGGAGGTTGCAGAAGCAGGAGGATAGTATGGCACAGGAAGTAACACAAAGAGCTAAGGATCTTCGAGATAAGGAGTTCAAGCTTCCATATCAGAAGCCGATGCCCTGTTTGGCTGAGAACGATTCTTGGTTGGCATGCTACAAGGAGCATCCCAAGGACTTGCTGAAATGTGCCCCTCTGGTTAGAAACTTTGAAAGCTGTATTCGCAGAGCTAGGCAGCAAGTGAGTCCAGCAGAGTAA